Part of the Pseudomonas sp. Leaf58 genome is shown below.
TGCGTATTGCCTGAACCGCTTCGGCTCGGCCCAGGCCCTTGAAGCGTTCCTGCCGCAGCCGCGCACGCCGGCGCAACTGCGTGACATCAGTGATGACCGCTACCTGTCGACCTTGGCCCTGCGCGTGTTCCGCGCCGGGCTCAAGCACAGCCTGGTGGATGCCAAGTGGCCGGCGTTCGAGCAGGTATTCTTCGGCTTCGACCCGGAGAAGGTGGTGCTGATGGGCGCCGAGCACCTGGAACGGTTGATGCACGACGCGCGCATCATCCGCCACCTGGGCAAGCTCAAGAGCGTGCCGCGCAATGCCCAGATGGTGATGGATATCGCAAAAGAGAAGGGCAGCTTCGGCGCGTTCATTGCCGATTGGCCGGTGACCGATATCGTCGGATTGTGGAAGTACCTGGCCAAGCACGGCAATCAGCTGGGTGGCTTGTCGGCGCCGCGGTTTTTGCGCATGGTCGGCAAGGACACGTTCATCCCTACCGATGACATGGCCGCAGCGTTGATTGCGCAGAAGGTGATCGACAAGCAGCCGACCAGCCAGCGTGACCTGGCCTTGGTGCAGCAGGCGTTCAATCAGTGGCACGCGGAGAGTGGGCGGCCGTTGTGCCAGT
Proteins encoded:
- a CDS encoding DNA-3-methyladenine glycosylase I encodes the protein MRDYQWLHAYCLNRFGSAQALEAFLPQPRTPAQLRDISDDRYLSTLALRVFRAGLKHSLVDAKWPAFEQVFFGFDPEKVVLMGAEHLERLMHDARIIRHLGKLKSVPRNAQMVMDIAKEKGSFGAFIADWPVTDIVGLWKYLAKHGNQLGGLSAPRFLRMVGKDTFIPTDDMAAALIAQKVIDKQPTSQRDLALVQQAFNQWHAESGRPLCQLSVMLAHTVNH